The following proteins are encoded in a genomic region of Gossypium hirsutum isolate 1008001.06 chromosome D05, Gossypium_hirsutum_v2.1, whole genome shotgun sequence:
- the LOC107907387 gene encoding probable polyamine transporter At3g13620, whose protein sequence is MTQLELQSRNGVAPPGMDEENLGHPSEQPAKTPKKLTLIPLIFLIYFEVAGGPYGEEPAVQAAGPLLALLGFLLFPFIWSVPEALITAELSTAFPGNGGFVIWAERAFGPFFGSLMGSWKFLSGVINIAAFPVLCVDYLEKIIHPLESGWPRHISILISTLVLSFVNYTGLAIVGWAAVLLGVISLSPFIIMSLIAIPKIQPHRWLSLGQKGVKRDWNLFFNTLFWNLNFWDNVSTLAGEVDKPQKTFPRALLVAVVFTCLAYLVPLFAVIGAVSVDQRDWGSGFHADAAELIAGRWLKVWIEVGAVLSAIGLFEAQLSSCAYQLEGMANLAILPKLFGSRAKWFNTPWVGILLSTLITIGMSYMDFTDIISSANFLYSLGMLLEFSSFVWLRRKLPEIKRPYRVPLRIPGLVLMCLIPSAFLVIIMVIATKIVYLVSGLMTVGAIGWYFLMKFCRENKVLNYSVAEDEEER, encoded by the coding sequence ATGACGCAACTAGAACTCCAGTCAAGGAACGGGGTCGCACCTCCAGGCATGGACGAAGAAAATCTTGGCCACCCTTCCGAACAACCAGCCAAAACACCCAAAAAGTTGACTCTGATCCCTCTAATTTTCCTCATCTATTTTGAAGTTGCCGGCGGTCCCTATGGAGAAGAACCGGCAGTCCAGGCTGCAGGACCCCTCTTGGCCCTTCTGGGCTTCCTCCTCTTTCCTTTTATCTGGAGCGTCCCTGAAGCTCTCATCACGGCTGAGCTTTCTACTGCTTTTCCTGGTAATGGAGGCTTCGTTATTTGGGCTGAACGTGCGTTCGGTCCATTCTTTGGGTCCCTGATGGGATCTTGGAAGTTCTTGAGTGGTGTCATTAACATCGCAGCTTTCCCAGTTCTCTGCGTGGACTACCTGGAGAAGATCATTCATCCTTTGGAGTCGGGGTGGCCTCGCCACATCTCTATATTGATTTCCACGCTGGTATTATCTTTTGTAAACTATACCGGATTAGCCATCGTTGGCTGGGCTGCAGTTTTGCTGGGCGTTATTTCGCTTTCGCCTTTCATTATAATGTCTCTCATAGCAATCCCCAAGATCCAACCCCATAGATGGCTGAGTTTAGGTCAGAAAGGTGTGAAAAGAGATTGGAATTTGTTCTTCAACACGCTTTTTTGGAATTTAAACTTTTGGGACAACGTCAGTACTCTCGCCGGCGAAGTAGATAAACCCCAGAAGACGTTTCCTCGAGCTTTGCTTGTGGCAGTGGTTTTCACTTGCTTAGCCTACCTGGTTCCACTATTCGCGGTTATTGGGGCTGTTTCCGTGGATCAACGTGATTGGGGGTCCGGATTTCATGCTGACGCTGCTGAGTTGATTGCAGGGAGGTGGCTAAAAGTGTGGATCGAAGTTGGTGCTGTTTTATCAGCGATTGGCTTATTTGAAGCTCAACTAAGCAGCTGTGCTTATCAACTGGAGGGAATGGCAAATTTAGCCATTCTGCCCAAGCTTTTTGGTAGCAGAGCCAAATGGTTCAACACTCCTTGGGTGGGGATACTGCTTTCAACTTTGATCACAATTGGAATGTCGTATATGGATTTCACTGATATCATATCCTCCGCAAATTTCTTGTACAGTTTAGGGATGCTTCTGgagttttcttcttttgtttggTTGAGGAGAAAGTTGCCAGAAATAAAAAGACCTTACAGGGTGCCTCTCAGGATTCCGGGACTAGTTCTCATGTGCTTAATCCCATCTGCATTCCTTGTAATTATTATGGTTATTGCCACTAAAATTGTGTATTTGGTTAGTGGACTCATGACTGTTGGCGCCATTGGATGGTACTTTCTGATGAAATTTTGTAGGGAAAACAAGGTACTCAACTACAGCGTTgctgaagatgaagaagaaagatga